A segment of the Babylonia areolata isolate BAREFJ2019XMU chromosome 7, ASM4173473v1, whole genome shotgun sequence genome:
cagcagcagcagcgggggCAGCCGTGTTCTTCCCGAACTGGGCCCTGGGTCCTGGCGGGGAGGACCACCTGCCGGTGAGGATCGAGGGCGGGTACGTGCCCGTGGGGTCCTCGCCCAACGAGTACACGTCGTTCATCCAGTACGAGAACGGCATCCCGGTGCGCTGCATCAAGCGGCGGGTGACGGCCAACAAGAAGGAGCGGCGGAGGACGCTCAGCATCAACAACGCCTTCGCGCAGCTCCGAGGCTGCATCCCCAACGTGCCGTCCGACACCAAGCTGTCCAAGATCAAGACGCTGCGCCTGGCCACCTCCTACATCTCCTACCTCATGGACCTGCTGGCCAAGGATAACCCCGATCTGCCCGAGTGCTTCAAGGCCGAGCTGACCAAGAAGCCTTCGCCCTCCTCCAcgtgctcctcctccaccaccacctcctccttgtcctcctcctcctcctcttcagccatgtctgcgtgtctgtcggCGTCGTTGGAAGCGGCGGAGAAGAGGAAGCGAGAGTCGGTGAGttttaaagggagagagagagagaggggggtgggtgtataTAATCATGATCCGCAAATGTTAACCCTCTTGCGTTCGTTACGGCATTCTTTCCAGCCTTACCCGAACAGTTAGAAGAGTTTCTATGTGACATGTAACACTGGTAGGCCAGTTAGAAGAGTTTCTATGTGACATGTAACACTGGTAGGCCGAACAGTTAGAAGAGTTTCTATGTGACATGTAACACTGGTAGGCCGAACAGTTAGAAGAGTTTCTATGTGACATGTAACACTGGTAGGCCAGTTAGAAGAGTTTCTATGTGACATGTAACACTGGTAGGCCGAACAGTTAGAAGAGTTTCTATGTGACATGTAACACTGTGGGAGGGA
Coding sequences within it:
- the LOC143283639 gene encoding heart- and neural crest derivatives-expressed protein 2-like — its product is MSIVGGYGQGYAHPGPMAHHHPAHHHPAHHPHPADFYPAAGHPHHYPHQMRYNDHHPDQAAAAAAAAGAAVFFPNWALGPGGEDHLPVRIEGGYVPVGSSPNEYTSFIQYENGIPVRCIKRRVTANKKERRRTLSINNAFAQLRGCIPNVPSDTKLSKIKTLRLATSYISYLMDLLAKDNPDLPECFKAELTKKPSPSSTCSSSTTTSSLSSSSSSSAMSACLSASLEAAEKRKRESEGDSPDDNSCSPIPEKRTKGRTGWPQHVWASELKQ